ggcctggaagagggcataTGCCTCCAAGTGCATCAAATTTCCAACCAAAGAGGGACTTAAGcaattcaaagaaaaatgaaattaacttCAAAACTGTTATTTATAGCTTTCCACCCAGCCACCAACTCACCCTCATCCATATTACTACCCTACTACCCTGAAATATTTCAAGAGCCAGCAAACATCAGACCACATACTGTGTAAAAAAATACTtccatttgaaaatattcattcCAGGTAAAGAGAAACAGAGCTAACACAGATGCTTAGTTAATTcctgaaattttaattatttgtgaaAATTTCAACATCCTCATTTGTCAAATGTCACCATAAGAACTATTAAGCAATAACAAAGtggcttttttactttctttttgtttgcCTCCCTTTAACCAGCCCATCCATATCCACAGCTAAGCATGTATATgaccaaacaaaaagcaaaagtagGCTTTAGGAGGCTGAATCACTCTCATACTAGGAAACTGACCCTCAAGCATTCTAGGGTTCATCTACCTTTAAGACTACTTGTTGATTATTACTCAGCCGCTTTAGCTGGCATACGGGTACCACAGACTGACAAACATGCTGTATTTGCAACAGGTGGTAGAATTTATATCTTGCTAGACTGCCACACAGGTATTCCAAAGGCTCAGACCTTAAACTCCCACTCCCAACATCTATCCCTACAAAGGACCAATATTTTAGGttaccaatcaaaaaatgggccaaagaactaaacagacatttctccaaagaagacatacagatggctaacaaacacatgaaaagatgctaaacatcactcattatcagagaactgcaaatcaaaaccacaatgaggtaccacctcacacaggtcagaatggctgctatcaaaaaatctacaaacaataaatgctggagagggtgtggagaaaagggaaccctcttacactgctggtgggaatccaaactagtatagccactatggacaacagtgtggagagACCTTaaaactctgagccaccagggaagcccagaactaccatatgacccagcaatcctgctgctgggcatacacacagaaaaacccagaattgaaagagacacatgtaccccaatgttcatcgcagcactgtttacaatagccaggacatggaaacaacctggatgtccatcggcagacaaatggataagaaagatgtggtacatatacacagtggaatattactcagctattaaaaagaatacatttgaatcagtcttaatgaggtggatgaaactggagcctattatacagagtgaagtaagtcagaaagaaaaacacaaatacagtatattaaagcatatatatggaatttagaaagatggtaatgatgaccctatatgcgagacagcaaaagagacacagatgtaaataacagacttttggactctgtgggagaaggtgagggtgtgatgatttgagagaatagcattgaaacatgtatattatcatatgtgaaatagatcaccagtccaggttcaatgcatgagacaagatgctcagggctggtgcactgggatgaccctgagggatgggatggggagggaggtgggagggtggttcaggatagggaacacatgtatacccatggctgattcatgtcaatgtatggcaaaaaaaaaaaaaaaaaaaactacagtattgtaaagtaattagcctccaattaaaataagtaaaattttttaaaatttatatatatatatatatatatatatatatatatatatatatatatatattgggttACACTTTGCCCTGAGAAGCACAGGTAGCAAACCTTGACTTCAGAAATGGACATAGGCAGAGAAGTTCTCCCCACCCTGCCAGGGAATGTGTCACCATAGAGGATAATGGAATCAGGGGAGCAGCAGGGGATAGAGGCCGGGGAGGATCTCACAGAGCCGCTTAGCTACACTCACCTCGGGCAGAGGCATGCCATTGATGATCAGGTCTGGTTGCTGGGGGCCCTGGCTGTTGAAAGAGTGATGGTAGATGTGGTTGGCGCTGGTATTGCGGGTATTCTGGTTCTCCACGTTCAGGAAAGTGCTCTCAGAGCGGCGGCAGCCCAGAGGAAGGGTCTGCTGGTGGTAGTCGAAATAGTTGAGAGAGGAGGTCAGGGAGGAGCAACTGACAACATTCATCTTGTCTGTCTCCTCCACATCCCGGGGTACCAGGCGGATGTcattcttactgatttttttcttcttgcttgaTTTCTTTTGATGACCATAGGAGTATTCAGCGATTCTATGTGATAGAAAAGGCAGCATGTATCGCTAACGCCCTCCCAAACCATGCATCAGTTAATAAACATCAAGCACCCCAGAGGGTTGCACCCCATCTCTGCTCCAGCTTCTTATTCTGGCACATCGCATCATCGGGTTTCTCCCTGTGCTTTTTACATGTGAAAACAAGCTGAGGGCCATAACGTTTTTATATTAAGCATAGTAACCTCTCGCTACCCCTTCCTCCTCAAAAGTTTGGATTTGGAATTTCTCCTTGTGAGTGGCCACTTAACAAGGGTGTGGAGACAGGGGAAGTTGAGCCTATGGGAGAGAAAGCATGAAAATGCTCAAGTCTGGAGCTTCCCTGGAACCCAAAGGAACTCCTGGGTGAAATAAGCAGCAAGTCCTAATTTATCAGaagatgacaggaaggaaataaaacctaATCCCCTTTCCAGTTCCTCCAGGCAACTGCCATGTGACAAACAACCTCAAGTCAGGTTCCTTGATAACTGACCTGATCAGTTTTTGACTGGAGCACGTCAGACCCTTTCCTTTGACAAATCCTCAGCTCCTCTCCTTCATACCCTCCTTCCCCCTGCCCTAGCCCTGCTCCCTtcaactccccaccccacccccgcatcTCCTCGAGAAATGTGATAGCCAAACCCATTTGAATGAGGGGGAAAAGCCTTTTTACCTCTTTCCCCTTAGGCTCACTTTCTCCTCAGCCTTTTTGTCTTGCTCCTCGCTAATGGGAGAAACCGAGATGCAATGCAGACACTTGCTGTTTTGTCCTTTTATAAAACAGCCGAGGAGACAAGTGATGGTTAAACAATTACTGCAAAGGAATTTAAAGGTTAGTGCATTCAGCATCCTTCTCGATTCAGGTGTACCTACAAGCAGCTGTGCTGCAACTGGAACATAAAGAGCTCAATTTAATTAACACTGACAGAGACCCAGCAATGTGCACCAAAGACACTAAGCATTAAGAGAGTTGtccaaaaaaatacatttaaatgtagCCAGATTCTCAAAGTCATTTATTACTTTGCATATAATGATTCAGCTTATTGTCTGTAAATTCCATTTCTGAGCAATAATCAGGAAAACAATTGGGTTAATAAATAATACAGGTTTATCTTTACAAGGGAAAAGACTGTGCCTGTATTCTCGCTCGACAAAGCTAATTGTCTGAGTACAAAAAGGGAGCCCAATTCAAGCAGCAAGTGCAGATCATCTCGCAAGTCTCATAAATGAATTCATTTCAGGAAGAGGCTCTGCAGAGGCTGAGAACAAGAAATCTCTGCTTAATACCTGGAAAGATAAGCTCTTGAACTTTACGTTTCTAAAAAGTCTGAGCAGATGGGAAGATTGCATATCTCCAGAGGCCCATTCTTGCTCTGTCCCCAGGATCTTCCTACACCTGTGCAGTTGTGTCACCCTCACCCTTACACTCTGTGCTCAGGCAGACTTGCAGAGAGGGCAAGCTGATGCTACCAGGGCTTGGGAGCAGATAGAATCCCAAAGACCCCAGGACTggggttgattttcttttctaatctgtttAAAATCATTGGATAGTTCTAATCATTTCATTTACCCACGATGGGTAAGTTTGGCAATGCCCGGTCCAATTATTCAGCTGAAGCATTCATTGCGACCCCTTTCTGTATTGATCAATTATTTAATTAAACTGTACTTCATTAATCCCAAACCAGCACAGGAAACAGAGCTCTTTACAAAATACACATATGAGTGAAGTTGGAGAGCACTGAGATTTGCTTGCCACCGCCCCCAACCCCGCCAATTCAAACGCTCTCCTCCCTGTTTAATGATCTCCCTGGCAAGCTCTCAGAAAGAGCTCTCACTTCAAGTCATACATCACCAAGAGGTGGCACAGCCTtcaatatctttatttcaagctgatttctttttcatcaaGAAAGGGTCTTATGCGTTTACTTTATGCTGAGGAAATGGCTTTAAAAGAGTCCCCTCTATCATTATCtccatataaataaaattttgtagaCCCCCACATTTTTCTCCTATAAAAATTGTCATTGGCAGTCACAGGTTTCAAAGGTAAGAGCAatattaatttccatttctcccaTCTGAAATGACTCGGagctgaaggaaagaaaagtcatGGCCATTTCACTTGTAACAGGATTAAAGCATTTATGAGGCATTGCAGCTGCTCTTTTATGGTACCTGATTGATATTCATGTGTGGTTAGCATTTGTCTACTAACTTGTGTAATGCAGAGAATAGTAAAAGGGAAACAATAATTGCATGACTGTTACATATTCAGGGGGCTCTGATTCACAGAAGTGTGCATTTCAGTTGATGTCAAATACAAATCAGACCTACAGGAACATATTTTGACTGGTTAACATGCAAGCACAGATGGCACAAAAGACACACTGGATGTGTAGGTGTGTTgaaagcacacaaacacacaccttcATTGGAAATAGcagcatcattcattatcagcaaactaaagaaacaactttttttttcaaccGTTTCGATGAGACACTGCTGGAAAAAATTCCATGTACTATCCTAAATTGGATATTGTAAGCGAGGGTCAGCAAGACCCTCCAAAGTGCTGatcaggaaactttttttttttaaattactatgtGTTATTCCAGTTTCCAAATTTCTTCTCCCTCTGTCTttaccttcccctcccccatcctccttcccccacccctctctctctctcttactcatACCACACACGTACCCTGCACACATTGCAAGGGAAACTGTAACAAAATAGCCCATAGTGACATCCACTGGTAGGGACCAGCTCTTAGTACCACAACAGAGTTCCATATTAGAGAAAAGAACCATCAACTCCAGAAGATTGCTATTTTTAGTGAAACATCTGGATGCAAAAGTCCTGTCCTTCATTGGGATGTTTGGTGTCTACTCAACAACCAGATATTTGAAAACATATAGATGACTGGTAGAATTTCACTTCACATAGCAAGATGTTTGAGGACTGGATATAAAACAAGCCAAGAACACACTAAAAAACTCTTATCACCTGCTTCCCCACATACTCctgttctctcttcctcccaCTCTAAGGTTTTCTAAGATTCCACTCACAGGCTCGCTTCAGAGTTTCTCTCTACACAGGACAGGGCAGCTGCCAGCACTCCCTTTCCTTTCAGTACTTGTCCGAAAAACTCTACAGCCCCCAAATCAAGTTGTAGTACTTCAAGGTTTTGCCAAAAATCAACCTCTCTTTCTCTCAAGTCTCTCTCAAAATCTCtctttctcattaatttttttcctgccaTAACTTCATGGAGACAGCtgtgcaaattttaaaatgataattgcTTTTCTGCTCATCACCATTATGTGACAGAATCCATTGGAACACTAAATGGTTGTCTTCCAGCAAATTGTCAGATCAAAAGAATTGATCAACTGGGGCTAACACAAATTCCCCCTCCCCACAAAAAGGAGCTGCTGTAAGTAGGATGCATGCATTTACATAGGAAACAAAAGCATTGGGATtttcacacagagacacagatacaCCTTATTCTCCCAAgacaaagagggaaagaaagaaaaagttggctCTACCTGCAATTGTAGGTCCGGATCTCTTTGTTGTCTCTCTTGCACTTGATCGCCACGAAGATCATAGTGACAAAGAGGATGCCAGCAATGGAGCCCAGGGCGATAATGAAAATCAGGGACAAGTTCACCGAGCCCATCGACTCTTGGGCGTCGAGAGCAGGGGACAGGTAGATTAGAACTAGCGCAGAGGCGGAAAGAGACGTCTTGCCGTGGTCGTGGGCCACCACAATAAGCTCATAGGAAGCCTTGGAGCTCTCACTGAAGGTGCGAGTGGTTCTGACCTCGCCATTGATCTGGTCTATTTCAAAGAAACCGCGGTCCCCCTCTGTCATGTCATAGGTGACCCGGCCGTTCTCGCCCTCGTCGTAGTCATCTGCTTTGACAACGGTCACCAGGTAGCCTATGCCTGAGTTGCGGGGGATGTAGACTTCCGCGGTGCCGTTGATCAGCGGTGGGGCGGTGATGACTGGGGTATTATCATTGACGTCGAGGATGATGACCCGAACAGTGGCATTGCTCTGCAGCGAGGGCAGGCCGCCGTCCTTGGCCAGCACCTTGAATTCAAATGCCTTGGTCTGCTCATGGTTGAAGGATCGCAGCGCATAGATATCACCCGAGTTGGGGTTGATGGAGACATAGGTGAAGACAGGCATGTCTCGCACCTGTGACGGCACGATCTGATAGGAAACACTGCCATTGAGACCCAAGTCGGGGTCTCGGGCCGACACCGAAAGCAGATAGGCACCGGGTGTGTTGTTTTCCTGCACAATGACCTGGTAGTAGGGCTTGGAGAAGTGCGGGTGGTTGTCGTTCTCGTCCGTGATGCGCACGGTAAAGGACTTGGCACTCTGCAGCATGGGCACGCCACCGTCGCGCGCCTGGATGGTGAGGTTGTACTGGTCATGCTGCTCGCGGTCCAGGCGTCCATCCACCAGGATAGTGGAGAAGCTCTCATACTCCTGCAGCCGAAAGGGCACGTTGCCCAGCAAACGGCACTGCACGCGCCCATTGAGGCCAGAGTCTCGATCAGACACCCGCACCAGTGCAATTACGTAGCCCGGGGGGGCGCTCTCGCTCACCTCCACCAGCTCGCTGTTTACCGACAGCAGGTTGATGACCGGCGGGTTGTCGTTGGTGTCCAGAACGCTGACGGTGACCTTGCAGTGTGCCGGGATGGAGTTGGGCCCCAGGTCCTTGGCCTGCACGTCCAGTTCATAAACATGGCCTTCTTCATAGTCTAGGGCACCGGTGACCGTGACCAGGCCGCTGTGCGGGTCGATCTGGAAGAGCTCTCTAGTGCGGTCATTGACATAGCCGTAAAATGAATAGACCACCTGGCCATTGGTGCCTTCGTCTGGGTCTGTAGCGTTGAGACGGATGACGGGAGTGTTGGGAGGTGAGTTCTCTGGCACGCTCACTGAATAGGTGGACTCGCCAAACACCGGGTTGTTGTCATTGGAGTCGGTCACTTTGATGCTGAGGCCAACAGTGCCCAGGTGCGGCGGGTCGCCGCCGTCGAGCGCAGTGATGCGAAAGCTGTAGTGCGACTGCGTCTCGCGATCTAGACTCTTCTCCACCACGAGTTCGGCGAAGCGTGAGCCGTCGCCGCGGGTCTTGATCTCCAGGCCAAATAGCTCGTTTGGAGTCAGCTCATAGGTCTGCACACCGAAACTGCCCGAGTCCGGATCATAAGCGCTGTCCAGCGGGATGCGCGTGCCCGGGCTGGCCGCCTCTGAGATCTCCAACTCAATCTGTGCCGCCGGGAAGCTGGGAGCGTTGTCATTAAGGTCCTTGATCTCCACCTTAATTACGCAAATCTCCATTGAGCTGGACATGACCTCGAGCGAGATGATGCACTTGGGGCTCTGGCGGCAGAGCAGGTCACGGTCAATCTTCTGCTTGGTGACCAACAAGCCCGAGCTGGGGTTGATGTCCACCAGGTGCGGAGCCGAGTTGGACACCACACGGAAGGCAGAGGCCTGCCGTGGGTCCAGTGCAAAGCCCGCCTCCCGCGCGTCCTTGGCCACGTTGGCGATCACCGTCCCGGCGCGCTGCTCCTCTTCTACCGAGTACTTGAGGTTAATGAGGGCGGCCGCCTGTGTCCATAGCACAGCCAACAGCAGCAGCACCGGCAGCAGGAGTGACTCCATGGCTGCGCGGGGCTCTGCCTGGCCTCGCCTCTCCACACCCCTCCGAGACCGACGCCGCCGGCGCTCCAGCTTCCCGCCGACTTGGGCCGCCTGTTGCGCCCGCCCCGGGGCCCCGGAGGCCGCGGGAGGAGTCCCGCCCAGGGCGGCCCGGCGGCGCGGGGGGGAAACCCGCGCCGGCTCCAATGCTGAAGTTGCGGCGGACTCGGCGGGGGCTCTCGCGGGGCCCGGGGGCTCCGAGGGGCCGAGGGAGCGCCGTGCGGCCCCgagccccctccctccagcccggCTATTCAGTTTTCCCCCTTCAAAGTTAGCCCGGCGCGACTGGCAGAAGCGGCGCAGGGCTGCGGGTGGAACCGCGTCTGAGAAGCCGGATCGACGCGCTGCTGAGTCCGGACCGCACTGGAGGCGAAGGCGGGGAGTGCAGTGCGGGTACAGCCTCTCAGGCACTACCCGACCCGCCGCGGCGCACCGGCACTGGGGCTGGTGAGCACGCTGTCTGTGCACCTGGCATGCGCAAGGATCTACCCCGAGTTCCCCTGGCTCACCGCAGAGACAGGACCCGCCTGGAACGCGCCCTCCGGGATCCTGGGGGGCCACGCTGGCCTTTTCGAGGCCTGTTGGGGAGAAAGGGGGGTCGCAGGAGGGAGTTTGAGTTGCTGTCAAGCGCCGCAGCCGTCAGAGTATCCGGCTGAGCGGGAAGGCAGTCCTCCAGCCTGCAGAAGACGGGGGAGGGGATAGAGGCTGCCGAGACGAGAGCTTGCTCCCTTGCACTGTGGTTGGCTTCAGAAGGTTTGAGGGGCGCGTGTGTCCAGGATCGGAGGTGGACACGGAGTCACCCCCACTGAGCAGCTGGACTGCGGACTTCTGCGTCTCAGAAATTAAAGTTACCAATGCAGCCCGAGGCTCCACGTCAAGTCTGTGAAAACCGGCCGATGGAAAtttgctcaagaaaataaaggtccagtctttccaatggccggggggcggggtgggggagtggggaggaggggagggaaagcaaaaacagtaccggCCAGGAGAGGCGGGGCCGCCGCCGCTGGTACCAGGGGCTTCTCCTTCTCCCTCGGTCTGGATTGGGGTGTCGCTCCGAGGGCCGCCGCTGCCAGGGGAGGAAGCCCTCCTAGCTCAATCGCATGTCGCTGGGGTCCGCCTCAGCAGCTGCCACGGTCGACGGTTTTGTCGCCACCGAAGTTTACTTGCGGGAGCTTCTTGATTCCATCCTCCTGGAGAGGCGCTGGCCGCGCAGCGTTGAGCTCACACCCTCCCCGGCGCTCGCGGGCATGGGAGGTCTATCTcgctttctccttctgtcttggGCTGTGGGTGAATGTGTGAAAGAAAGGAATAGTGAGTGTATGGTGCGAGGTGTGTAAGTGGGGAGTGTGAGAGAGCAGGGGTGGGAGGTTTCGGATCTCGGATGAATCCGCTCAGCCGGAATGCCGCGGAGCGCAACGCGCCAAGGGTCTGCGCCGGGCTAGGGACGCGGGTGCCAATGCCCCCCAGGCAAGCAAGGGATGGTGCGAGGGAGCCGTGCTGCCGTCTGCGCCCGCTCGTCAGTCTCCTCTCTGTGCCTGCCGCCgccgctactgctgctgctgctcctgccgaTGCCGCAAACTACTGGCCGTGGAGTCTGGAGAGAGCAGGAGAGAGCCGGAGCTGCTGAGACAGGCTACGCCAGGCACTGGCCAATCAGCGCTCAGCCCAGCTGGCCCCGGCCTTGGGGCGGGGCCAATGcgcgggagggggcggggccagccGGAAACTTACACACTGGCGGGACCAAGTGATACCCCAGCCCGCAGAGCCGAGGCAGCAGTCTGGGAGGCCAGTCAAGCCCAGCAGGGGTTAGAAGGCAGGGTGGAGCAAGTCGAGGGGTGTCCTGGAGCTGCAGCTGAGCCTCCCCAGGAACTGCGCGCCTCTCGTGTTTGTAGAGATTGCAGGAGAGATGAGGATTTGATTCTCTCGGTGTGTTTATCTCCCTCACATATCTTCATATTTTGAATATAACATTCATATTCAtattctttctctcccctccccccgccctctttttctctttgcccTAGGTTTGTCtgtcagtttctcttttcttcttctcgggtagtggaaggaagaaagggaaggagaaagcgCCCCAGACGTGGTCATTCATCCGGCTCTTGGCCAGTGACTCTTCAGCTAAGAGCCGCGGCAGCCATCCTCCCGGACCGTCACCCCCATCCTCCTTCCCGAGCAGACCTgtgagcccccacccccacccccggcgcAAGCAGGGTCCCTGACCCGGTTCGGTTCGCTCTTGTCTGTTGTCTGTTAATCAAATGGGATCTGTGGCGCAGGGACTGAGCCACCCAGAGGGCTGGACACATTTCGTTGCCCCTCACCCAACACCATTGGAGAATTTAGCTCTCTATAAATAAACTGTACATTTGAGAAGAGCAGGTGGGCGGACGCCGCCGCACCGCGCCAAGCTAGGAGAGCTGCGAGCCCAGCGGGAGCTGCGGAGCTGGTGCGCAGTCTACGTTGGTCGCCGGCAGCTGGAGCCGGCGCGGATGTGCGGGGCTCCCCAGCTTTCCTGCAGTGCCTCAGTCCCAGGGGGCTGTCAGCTTCTCTGGCGGTGGTGGCGACGGTGGCTGGCGTGTGCCGGTGCCGAGAAGCGGGAGGCCGGCGTGGCCGGGGTTGATATCAAACTCGGCTTCCCTTCTGGACTGAAGGCGCCCTGGGGACAGAGGGGGACTCCTCCCTGCCCCGTCCTGATTCTCTTAATTAAGGTCACGGGCTGGAAGAATCAAAAGTACTTCTCTGAACTGTTGggatgttttggtttttttcatcATAGATTGGGGGTGGAAGAGGGCTGGCTTCTGAATTCACAATTCTTGAAAGAGTGCATCACCCTTCTGAGTGAATCGTCTTGGATATTTGGGAGTCTTGGGTGAGCAAATTCATAATTAACCCAGAGACACTGGCCCGAGCCTGTGTGCTTAAAATGAGACTCACTTTTGCCCTTTAAAAAACACTAAACAAGGGGGAAAGGCATTTGAACACATAATAGGTTTTCTCAAAACTGCCATGTTTTTGCAGAGAACAGCctagctgctttttaaaaatatttcttttcccaaGAGGAGCTAGTTTAGCGGCCTTTACTTtggcaggaggaagaagaagacagCTTTCTCCCTCAGAAAGGAATTATTCTGGGATTGAGGTTGAgacaccccccctcccccgccccaacgTGCATCTGAGACCAAGGGGAGGGCGCAGAGAGCTTGATCCGCTTTCCGCGTGGGGGTCGTTTCACTCTCTAATATTAGGATGCAATTCAGCCCAGAACATCCAGGAGAAAATCGAAGCATCTGCAATGAATATCATTTAATTTGGTCATTTAGAGGTGCAGGTGAACAACAGAGTTGTGACTCGAGGGAACCGCGTGGCCCGCCTGCTTTTCTGCAGACCCTGCCTGCCGGAGGAGAGTGACAACATGGCAGGCAACGCGGATGCACCTCACAGGCTCCGCAAAGAAGGGCTCCATTTGATTTATCACAGTTATTTACCTTTGATGTCAGCGAGTGGGAATGAAGTGCATCTTGGTCTAATTAAAGCGGCCTAAAAGGCATTTGAAATGGGTTGCTATCTGATCACGGGATATGAGTTCGGCGTTTGGCAGCGTTCTAAAATATTGCTTGGACTATTTAAACAGAACAATTAGCAGCATGCTAAAATATTTGCATGATATGCTTAGAAGCTTTAGCTGTAAACTTTAAGGCGATCTGTTCTCCTTTAAGTCAAAAAAGGATGATGCTGCTTCCTTGTGGCGAAGGCTGTCAGGAACCCACTGATCAATAAAAGTAAACTGGCGCCTCCACGGCTTGACTGAGCGGGAGCAAAGAGTCTGAGAAGTAGTCTCGGCCATTAACAATCCCCCAGGTAACAAGAAATGGAAGAATTACTCAGGTAAAATGATTATCATTGCTGTGGCATCTGAAAAGATGCACACAACAAGATAAGAGGGCTGAGGACCTCTTACCTTGGGGAATGCTAATAGAATGTCTATAGTCTGTtgtctttaaaagataaataagagaATTCAATCCATGTACAATGTCATTACCTTTGTAATTGCAATCACATTGTAAAGACATGTTCTGCATTTGCAAAGACAAATGTGCTCGCTTCGCTACAGAGATCACACGGGGTTCCCTGGGTCCTGCTCGCTGTTCACACTCAATGCTCCCCGCCTTTCCAAGTACAGCATCCGAAGTACTCCCAGCTATACTAAACCGCTTTTATGAAAACCAGGTGCCAGGGAGGCTGGGCCGTGTGCctctgctttccttccttctcatcaCCCGCAAGCTCAAAGTGATAGTGACACCTCCCCTCCAAAAAATAGTTCTTCCATTCCCCTAGTCTACTTCTACAGATAGCCCTaatgccgccgccgccgccgtttGCTCTCAGAATGTATTTTTTGCTAA
The nucleotide sequence above comes from Bos javanicus breed banteng chromosome X, ARS-OSU_banteng_1.0, whole genome shotgun sequence. Encoded proteins:
- the PCDH19 gene encoding protocadherin-19 isoform X2, with amino-acid sequence MESLLLPVLLLLAVLWTQAAALINLKYSVEEEQRAGTVIANVAKDAREAGFALDPRQASAFRVVSNSAPHLVDINPSSGLLVTKQKIDRDLLCRQSPKCIISLEVMSSSMEICVIKVEIKDLNDNAPSFPAAQIELEISEAASPGTRIPLDSAYDPDSGSFGVQTYELTPNELFGLEIKTRGDGSRFAELVVEKSLDRETQSHYSFRITALDGGDPPHLGTVGLSIKVTDSNDNNPVFGESTYSVSVPENSPPNTPVIRLNATDPDEGTNGQVVYSFYGYVNDRTRELFQIDPHSGLVTVTGALDYEEGHVYELDVQAKDLGPNSIPAHCKVTVSVLDTNDNPPVINLLSVNSELVEVSESAPPGYVIALVRVSDRDSGLNGRVQCRLLGNVPFRLQEYESFSTILVDGRLDREQHDQYNLTIQARDGGVPMLQSAKSFTVRITDENDNHPHFSKPYYQVIVQENNTPGAYLLSVSARDPDLGLNGSVSYQIVPSQVRDMPVFTYVSINPNSGDIYALRSFNHEQTKAFEFKVLAKDGGLPSLQSNATVRVIILDVNDNTPVITAPPLINGTAEVYIPRNSGIGYLVTVVKADDYDEGENGRVTYDMTEGDRGFFEIDQINGEVRTTRTFSESSKASYELIVVAHDHGKTSLSASALVLIYLSPALDAQESMGSVNLSLIFIIALGSIAGILFVTMIFVAIKCKRDNKEIRTYNCRIAEYSYGHQKKSSKKKKISKNDIRLVPRDVEETDKMNVVSCSSLTSSLNYFDYHQQTLPLGCRRSESTFLNVENQNTRNTSANHIYHHSFNSQGPQQPDLIINGMPLPETENYSFDSNYVNSRAHLIKSSSTFKDLEGNSLKDSGHEESDQTDSEHDIQRSLYCDTAVNDVLNTSVTSMGSQMPDHDQNEGFHCREECRILGHSDRCWMPRNPMPTCSKSPEHVKNIITLSIEATAADVEAYDDCGPTKRTFATFGKDVSDHPAEERPTLKGRRTVDVTTCSPKVNSAIREAGNGCEAISPVTSPLHLKSPLPTKPSVSYTVALAPPARDLEQYVNNGPSRPSEAEPRGADGEKVVHEVNPILKEGRDKESPGVKRLKDIIL
- the PCDH19 gene encoding protocadherin-19 isoform X3; amino-acid sequence: MESLLLPVLLLLAVLWTQAAALINLKYSVEEEQRAGTVIANVAKDAREAGFALDPRQASAFRVVSNSAPHLVDINPSSGLLVTKQKIDRDLLCRQSPKCIISLEVMSSSMEICVIKVEIKDLNDNAPSFPAAQIELEISEAASPGTRIPLDSAYDPDSGSFGVQTYELTPNELFGLEIKTRGDGSRFAELVVEKSLDRETQSHYSFRITALDGGDPPHLGTVGLSIKVTDSNDNNPVFGESTYSVSVPENSPPNTPVIRLNATDPDEGTNGQVVYSFYGYVNDRTRELFQIDPHSGLVTVTGALDYEEGHVYELDVQAKDLGPNSIPAHCKVTVSVLDTNDNPPVINLLSVNSELVEVSESAPPGYVIALVRVSDRDSGLNGRVQCRLLGNVPFRLQEYESFSTILVDGRLDREQHDQYNLTIQARDGGVPMLQSAKSFTVRITDENDNHPHFSKPYYQVIVQENNTPGAYLLSVSARDPDLGLNGSVSYQIVPSQVRDMPVFTYVSINPNSGDIYALRSFNHEQTKAFEFKVLAKDGGLPSLQSNATVRVIILDVNDNTPVITAPPLINGTAEVYIPRNSGIGYLVTVVKADDYDEGENGRVTYDMTEGDRGFFEIDQINGEVRTTRTFSESSKASYELIVVAHDHGKTSLSASALVLIYLSPALDAQESMGSVNLSLIFIIALGSIAGILFVTMIFVAIKCKRDNKEIRTYNCSNCLTITCLLGCFIKGQNSKCLHCISVSPISEEQDKKAEEKVSLRGKRIAEYSYGHQKKSSKKKKISKNDIRLVPRDVEETDKMNVVSCSSLTSSLNYFDYHQQTLPLGCRRSESTFLNVENQNTRNTSANHIYHHSFNSQGPQQPDLIINGMPLPETENYSFDSNYVNSRAHLIKSSSTFKDLEGNSLKDSGHEESDQTDSEHDIQRSLYCDTAVNDVLNTSVTSMGSQMPDHDQNEGFHCREECRILGHSDRCWMPRNPMPTCSKSPEHVKNIITLSIEATAADVEAYDDCGPTKRTFATFGKDVSDHPAEERPTLKGRRTVDVTTCSPKVNSAIREAGNGCEAISPVTSPLHLKSPLPTKPSVSYTVALAPPARDLEQYVNNGPSRPSEAEPRGADGEKVVHEVNPILKEGRDKESPGVKRLKDIIL